Proteins co-encoded in one bacterium genomic window:
- a CDS encoding T9SS type A sorting domain-containing protein has translation MRKMLVAALILSGWCTISLADSLNVRTIGFCSTPDYARGLAISGNYAYVTAGTSGLQIINISNPASPALTGSFATSGTYYDVAVSGNYAYVADYWFGLRVLNISNPVSPSEVGYYDIPGNAMAVEVSGNYAYVAAEDSGLQIVNISDPAHPVPTGFFDTPDKAYDVALPASYTAYAYVADRTSGVRVINKSVPATPGEVGSYDTPGNAIGVAASGSYIFVADEASGLRILDLNGGLHEVGDYGIADGSVRKVAVSGNYAYVIDYFNFSMSNGGLQVVDISNPASPAQAGFYYVPATFMDVVMSGSYAYVSTGDGLRILQFPIPPVMELNFAQHDFGSVTVGDSLAWNGFYIRNIGSLPFSIQSLKFVTVNCWADPPADSTVAPGDSVQVTLWFKPDFIGSIVDTVTVYSGEAENSPLTAGLTGTGMPVIEVIDVPNGTVPVFEGAIEPAEWADAYCDTFRIFNKVKAFIPDSFWVKYNQDTLYLVLKTPSFIASGIAFHHLLFDTLMNRTETLENDDIRLGVFFEGKAVEFYGNNNWEQTPVSLWRSVFSDKTDLITEFVVPLNKIGITAGTTDSVGFSVFADGDDMFGSWPSYADSIQPLTWAILTSSAGWTGVAGQPGEQQKPKAFSFSNVYPNPVKVSAEFRYQLAHPSPVKLNVYNIAGQLVKSFDQRVQVPGSHSINWNVQSLPSGVYLYRLEAGSYKATKRMLVIK, from the coding sequence ATGAGAAAAATGTTGGTCGCTGCTCTGATCCTATCTGGCTGGTGCACCATCAGCCTGGCCGACAGCCTGAACGTCAGAACCATTGGGTTCTGTAGCACCCCGGATTATGCCAGGGGTTTGGCGATTTCAGGCAATTACGCCTATGTAACAGCAGGCACTAGCGGATTACAGATCATTAACATCAGCAACCCGGCCAGCCCTGCTTTGACCGGATCCTTTGCCACTTCCGGCACTTATTACGACGTGGCGGTGTCCGGCAATTATGCCTATGTGGCCGATTACTGGTTCGGCCTGAGGGTGCTTAACATCAGCAACCCGGTTTCTCCATCAGAGGTCGGCTATTATGACATTCCGGGGAATGCCATGGCTGTGGAGGTATCTGGGAACTATGCCTATGTGGCCGCCGAGGATTCCGGCCTGCAGATTGTCAATATCAGCGACCCTGCCCACCCGGTCCCAACAGGTTTTTTTGACACTCCGGATAAGGCTTATGACGTAGCATTACCGGCCAGCTATACCGCTTATGCCTACGTGGCAGACCGGACTTCCGGAGTGCGGGTGATAAACAAAAGCGTTCCGGCCACTCCCGGCGAGGTTGGTTCCTACGATACCCCGGGGAATGCAATTGGCGTGGCTGCTTCGGGCAGTTATATTTTTGTGGCTGACGAAGCCTCCGGTTTGAGAATTCTGGACTTGAACGGAGGGCTGCATGAGGTTGGCGATTATGGTATTGCTGATGGATCTGTCAGAAAAGTGGCGGTATCCGGCAATTATGCCTACGTGATCGATTATTTCAACTTTTCAATGTCTAACGGCGGCCTTCAAGTGGTCGACATCAGCAACCCGGCCAGTCCGGCCCAGGCCGGATTTTATTATGTCCCGGCAACTTTTATGGATGTGGTCATGTCCGGTAGTTATGCCTATGTTTCCACCGGCGACGGCCTGCGAATATTGCAGTTTCCCATCCCGCCGGTAATGGAGTTGAACTTCGCCCAGCATGATTTCGGCTCCGTAACGGTAGGGGACTCGCTTGCCTGGAACGGTTTTTACATCAGAAATATCGGCAGCCTTCCCTTCTCGATTCAAAGCTTGAAATTTGTCACCGTGAACTGCTGGGCCGATCCTCCAGCCGATTCAACTGTCGCTCCGGGCGACAGCGTTCAGGTCACCCTTTGGTTCAAGCCGGATTTCATCGGTTCAATTGTTGATACCGTCACAGTCTACTCCGGCGAAGCCGAAAACAGCCCGCTGACGGCCGGATTGACCGGAACCGGCATGCCGGTGATTGAAGTGATTGACGTGCCCAACGGCACCGTGCCAGTTTTCGAAGGAGCCATAGAACCGGCTGAGTGGGCCGATGCCTATTGCGACACCTTTAGGATATTCAACAAGGTAAAAGCCTTTATCCCGGATTCCTTCTGGGTAAAATACAACCAGGACACGCTCTATCTTGTCTTGAAAACTCCCAGCTTTATTGCCTCTGGCATCGCTTTCCACCACCTGCTTTTTGACACTCTGATGAACAGGACAGAGACGTTGGAAAATGACGATATCCGGCTCGGTGTCTTTTTTGAAGGCAAAGCGGTTGAATTTTACGGCAACAATAACTGGGAACAGACGCCGGTTTCCTTATGGCGTTCTGTTTTCTCCGACAAAACCGACCTGATAACTGAATTCGTGGTGCCGTTGAACAAGATAGGAATAACAGCGGGGACAACAGATTCGGTGGGATTTTCAGTTTTTGCCGATGGTGACGATATGTTCGGTTCCTGGCCTTCTTACGCCGATTCAATCCAGCCCCTGACCTGGGCTATTTTAACCTCCAGCGCCGGGTGGACCGGAGTAGCGGGGCAACCCGGTGAACAGCAAAAGCCCAAAGCTTTCTCCTTCTCCAATGTTTACCCCAACCCGGTCAAAGTATCAGCGGAATTCCGCTATCAGCTGGCCCACCCCTCGCCGGTAAAATTGAATGTTTACAACATAGCCGGGCAACTGGTCAAGAGCTTCGACCAGAGAGTTCAGGTTCCTGGCTCCCATTCAATAAATTGGAACGTCCAAAGCCTGCCCAGCGGGGTGTATTTGTACCGGCTGGAGGCCGGGAGCTATAAGGCCACCAAGAGGATGTTGGTGATCAAATGA
- the glyS gene encoding glycine--tRNA ligase translates to MSRPENAFEKIVSLSTRRGFIFQSSEIYGGLGSTWDYGPLGVELKNNVKKAWWQSVVYGREDMEGLDAAIIMNRLVWQYSGHEKTFVDPMVDCKKCRKRFRADHVKGDKCPECGGELTEPRNFNGMFQTHVGPVQDESGLAYLRPETAQGIFTNFLNVLQSMRRKLPFGIAQIGKSFRNEITPGNFTFRTREFEQMEIEYFCKPPQYLQPGEKTDDQLHQEWVEARYNWYLKLGLSPERLKKRPQAKEELAHYAKACVDLEYLFPGSLGWSELEGVANRQDYDLTAHSNNVPETDLARLKLNKNEHSTEKLEYFDEAYVDPATGKKGAKYIPFVIEPSAGADRATLAFLCEAYDEEQLSRPDEAAVKPLSDAMDAALKNIQKRIAEAAKRPGDEIPNGQQLAALEKALLSAREDLPGKLLQIDAACSLPGADKLDLVKKVKLIAGKLGDEHTRAVLRLHPRLAPIKVAVLPLKKNEPRIVELGKKIKNDLSPYFRAVYDDTAGIGKLYRRQDEVGTPFCLTVDFQSLEDGTVTLRDRDTMQQERVKIEDLMQVIGKKIL, encoded by the coding sequence GTGTCCAGACCGGAAAATGCCTTTGAAAAAATAGTATCCCTGTCCACGCGGCGGGGATTCATATTCCAATCCTCCGAGATCTACGGCGGCCTGGGCTCCACCTGGGATTACGGCCCGCTGGGGGTGGAGCTGAAGAACAACGTCAAAAAAGCCTGGTGGCAGAGCGTGGTCTACGGCCGGGAGGACATGGAGGGGCTGGACGCCGCCATCATCATGAACCGCCTGGTGTGGCAGTATTCCGGCCACGAGAAGACCTTTGTGGACCCGATGGTGGACTGCAAGAAATGCCGCAAGCGTTTTAGGGCCGACCATGTCAAGGGCGACAAATGCCCCGAGTGCGGCGGCGAGCTGACCGAGCCCCGCAATTTCAACGGGATGTTCCAGACCCATGTGGGTCCGGTCCAGGATGAATCAGGTCTGGCTTATCTCCGCCCCGAGACCGCCCAGGGGATCTTCACCAATTTCCTGAACGTCCTCCAGTCCATGCGCCGCAAGCTGCCCTTCGGCATCGCCCAGATCGGAAAATCCTTCCGCAACGAGATCACCCCCGGCAATTTCACCTTCCGCACCCGGGAGTTTGAGCAGATGGAGATCGAGTATTTCTGCAAGCCCCCCCAGTACCTGCAGCCCGGCGAGAAGACCGACGACCAGCTGCACCAGGAGTGGGTGGAGGCCCGCTATAACTGGTATCTGAAATTGGGACTCAGTCCGGAACGATTAAAGAAGCGCCCCCAGGCCAAGGAGGAGCTGGCCCACTATGCCAAGGCCTGCGTGGACCTGGAATATCTTTTTCCCGGATCGCTTGGCTGGAGCGAGCTGGAGGGCGTGGCCAACCGCCAGGATTACGACCTGACTGCCCACAGCAATAATGTTCCCGAAACTGACCTGGCCAGGCTCAAACTCAACAAGAACGAGCATTCCACCGAAAAGCTGGAATACTTTGACGAGGCCTATGTTGATCCCGCCACCGGAAAGAAGGGCGCCAAGTACATCCCCTTCGTGATCGAGCCCTCGGCCGGGGCAGACCGGGCCACCCTGGCCTTTTTGTGCGAAGCCTATGACGAGGAGCAGCTCTCCCGTCCCGATGAGGCCGCGGTAAAGCCCTTGTCGGACGCCATGGATGCCGCCTTGAAGAACATCCAGAAAAGGATAGCCGAGGCGGCCAAAAGGCCGGGAGACGAGATCCCCAACGGCCAGCAGCTGGCGGCCCTGGAAAAAGCTTTGCTGTCGGCCAGGGAAGACCTGCCGGGCAAACTGCTTCAGATAGACGCTGCCTGCTCCCTGCCAGGGGCCGACAAGCTGGACCTGGTGAAAAAAGTGAAATTGATCGCCGGCAAACTGGGTGACGAGCACACCCGGGCGGTGCTCCGGCTGCACCCCAGACTGGCGCCCATCAAGGTAGCGGTGCTGCCACTGAAGAAGAACGAGCCCCGGATAGTGGAACTGGGCAAGAAGATCAAGAACGACCTTTCCCCGTACTTCCGGGCGGTCTACGACGATACCGCCGGGATAGGCAAGCTCTACCGCCGCCAGGACGAGGTGGGCACCCCGTTCTGCCTGACGGTGGATTTTCAGTCTCTGGAGGACGGGACCGTGACCCTGCGTGACCGGGATACCATGCAGCAGGAGCGGGTGAAGATCGAGGACCTGATGCAAGTTATTGGGAAAAAGATACTCTAA